In a genomic window of beta proteobacterium MWH-UniP1:
- the pstA gene encoding phosphate ABC transporter permease PstA has translation MNINQRLYQKRKFVNSIGLTLSMSAMGLGLFVLLWILTILFANGFAALDWALFTQSTPAPGSEGGGLANAIVGSLMMIAVTAFVSTPIGIFAGVYLAEFGDESKTAEITRFVTDIMLSAPSIVLGLFVYAILVAQQKHFSGWAGSLALCLIAIPVVLRTTENMLRLVPGSLREAAFALGAPRWKVASYVTLRAAKSGVVTGLLLAIARISGETAPLLFTALNNQFFSTNMNAPMANLPVVIFQFAMSPYDNWVRLAWGGALLITLAVLVLNVVARVFFREKGQR, from the coding sequence ATGAACATCAATCAGCGTCTTTATCAAAAAAGAAAGTTCGTTAACTCGATCGGGCTAACCTTATCCATGTCGGCCATGGGGCTGGGACTATTTGTCCTGCTGTGGATTTTGACCATTCTGTTTGCCAATGGTTTTGCTGCGCTTGATTGGGCCCTGTTTACCCAGTCCACACCAGCACCGGGGTCTGAGGGCGGCGGTCTTGCCAACGCGATTGTCGGCAGTCTAATGATGATTGCCGTCACAGCGTTCGTGAGCACGCCAATTGGTATTTTTGCGGGTGTGTACTTGGCCGAGTTTGGTGACGAAAGTAAGACGGCAGAAATCACGCGATTCGTGACCGACATCATGTTAAGCGCACCGTCCATCGTGCTGGGTCTGTTTGTCTACGCCATTCTGGTTGCTCAGCAGAAGCATTTTTCGGGCTGGGCGGGCAGCCTTGCCTTGTGTTTGATTGCGATTCCTGTGGTGTTGCGAACAACCGAGAACATGCTTCGGCTTGTTCCCGGTAGTCTTCGCGAGGCCGCATTTGCGCTTGGCGCACCCCGTTGGAAAGTGGCCTCTTATGTCACCCTTCGGGCTGCGAAGTCAGGTGTGGTGACTGGTCTGCTGTTGGCGATTGCGCGCATCAGCGGTGAGACGGCTCCTCTGTTGTTCACGGCACTAAATAATCAGTTCTTCTCAACCAACATGAACGCACCGATGGCCAACCTGCCCGTGGTGATTTTCCAGTTTGCCATGAGCCCCTACGACAACTGGGTCCGGCTTGCCTGGGGTGGTGCATTGTTAATCACCCTGGCAGTGTTGGTGCTGAATGTTGTGGCCCGGGTGTTTTTCCGAGAAAAAGGCCAGCGATAA
- the pstS gene encoding phosphate ABC transporter substrate-binding protein PstS produces the protein MTSTLKKYLIAAVSAIAVISSAKAANITGAGATFPYPIYAKWAEAYKKTTNVGLNYQSIGSSGGIRQIRAKTVTFGGTDAPVSGADLDKDGMIQFPTVLGGVVPVINLDGFKPGELRVTGEVLAEMFSGDIAKWNDPKIAKLNPGKKLPDQAITVVHRADGSGTTFIFTDYLNEVSKLWKDKVGKGAAVKWPAASSVGGKGNEGVAANVSRVKGAIGYVEYAYAKKNKIPHLQLQNRGNQFVNPDDDTFAAAAAGADWFSVPGMGISLVNQKGAKAWPITGATFVLMYKQPVDKAASADAIKFFDWAFKNGKGMAAELDYVPLPDALTAQIRDKVWSQVNLK, from the coding sequence ATGACATCAACGCTTAAGAAGTACCTGATTGCGGCTGTGTCTGCGATTGCTGTGATCAGCTCCGCTAAGGCGGCTAACATCACTGGCGCAGGTGCAACCTTCCCGTACCCGATCTATGCCAAGTGGGCTGAAGCTTACAAAAAGACCACCAATGTTGGTCTGAACTATCAGTCGATTGGTTCTTCCGGCGGCATTCGCCAAATCCGTGCCAAGACCGTGACCTTCGGCGGCACCGATGCGCCCGTATCTGGTGCTGATCTTGATAAAGACGGCATGATTCAGTTCCCCACCGTGCTCGGCGGCGTTGTTCCCGTGATTAACCTCGATGGTTTCAAGCCGGGTGAACTCCGTGTCACCGGTGAAGTTCTTGCAGAAATGTTCTCAGGCGATATCGCCAAGTGGAACGACCCAAAAATCGCCAAGCTCAACCCCGGTAAGAAATTGCCTGACCAGGCAATCACCGTGGTACACCGTGCTGACGGTTCCGGCACTACCTTCATTTTCACAGACTACCTGAACGAAGTCAGCAAACTGTGGAAAGACAAAGTTGGTAAAGGCGCTGCAGTGAAGTGGCCCGCAGCTTCCTCGGTTGGTGGCAAAGGTAACGAAGGCGTTGCCGCAAACGTAAGCCGTGTAAAAGGTGCGATTGGCTATGTTGAGTATGCGTACGCCAAGAAAAACAAGATCCCCCATCTGCAACTGCAGAACCGTGGCAACCAGTTTGTCAATCCTGACGACGACACATTTGCGGCCGCAGCTGCGGGTGCAGATTGGTTTAGCGTTCCTGGCATGGGCATCTCCTTGGTGAACCAAAAGGGCGCAAAGGCATGGCCGATTACTGGCGCAACGTTTGTGCTGATGTACAAACAGCCCGTAGACAAGGCAGCTTCTGCTGACGCAATCAAGTTCTTCGACTGGGCCTTCAAGAACGGCAAAGGTATGGCTGCCGAGCTGGATTATGTGCCGCTGCCCGATGCCTTGACTGCACAGATTCGTGACAAGGTTTGGTCACAGGTTAACCTGAAGTAA
- the pstC gene encoding phosphate ABC transporter permease subunit PstC, with protein sequence MSPSADSQALEQRRLAVVKTQRTQDWFFHKITMVFSLLVLVSLVGILVSLFINAWPAFQKFGIEFLWRVEWDIINEEFGALIAIYGTIASATIALLIAVPLAFGIALFLTETCPVWLRRPLGTAIELLAAVPSIIYGMFGLFIFAPLFAEYGQPALQSTLGQMPLIGPLFGGATNGIGILAAGIILAFMVLPFIAAVMRDVFEIVPPILRESAYGVGCTTWEVVRYVVLPYTNKGVIGGIMLGLGRALGETMAVTFVIGNSQRLLPSLFAPGTSIASTLANEFGEAGDFHLNTLFALGFLLFVITFFVLAFAKILIIRTERAKGAKT encoded by the coding sequence ATGAGTCCCTCTGCCGATTCGCAAGCCCTGGAGCAACGCCGGCTTGCTGTCGTAAAAACCCAGCGAACCCAGGATTGGTTCTTCCACAAGATCACCATGGTGTTTTCTTTGCTGGTCTTGGTGTCTTTGGTCGGCATTTTGGTGTCTCTCTTTATCAACGCCTGGCCGGCGTTTCAAAAATTTGGCATTGAGTTTTTATGGCGTGTCGAATGGGACATCATTAATGAAGAATTCGGCGCGCTGATTGCAATTTACGGAACGATTGCCAGCGCAACAATTGCACTCTTGATTGCGGTGCCGCTTGCCTTCGGGATCGCACTCTTTCTTACCGAGACTTGTCCCGTTTGGCTACGTCGGCCTTTGGGAACAGCGATTGAATTACTTGCGGCGGTACCGTCGATCATCTACGGTATGTTCGGCTTGTTCATCTTTGCGCCCTTATTCGCCGAGTATGGACAGCCGGCATTACAGTCCACGCTGGGTCAAATGCCGTTGATTGGGCCGCTCTTTGGCGGGGCAACCAACGGAATCGGTATTTTGGCGGCCGGCATCATCCTGGCCTTCATGGTGCTGCCGTTCATCGCCGCGGTGATGCGTGATGTGTTCGAGATCGTCCCCCCAATCCTTCGTGAGTCCGCTTATGGGGTTGGCTGCACCACTTGGGAAGTCGTGCGCTATGTGGTGCTGCCCTACACCAACAAGGGTGTGATCGGCGGCATCATGCTTGGCCTGGGCCGTGCCCTTGGCGAGACCATGGCGGTCACCTTTGTGATCGGAAACTCCCAGCGCCTGCTTCCTTCGTTGTTTGCACCGGGAACCTCGATTGCCTCGACCCTTGCCAATGAGTTTGGCGAGGCAGGTGATTTTCACTTGAACACATTGTTTGCGCTGGGCTTTTTGCTGTTCGTGATTACGTTCTTCGTGCTCGCGTTCGCCAAGATTCTGATTATTCGCACGGAGCGCGCAAAAGGAGCGAAGACATGA
- a CDS encoding VUT family protein translates to MPMTTVHLTLIYIAAMTGANLLVAWLGPWFSPINAFFLIGLDLTLRDKLHDAWQGRHLALKIGGLVVVAGLISYLLNPASGKIAIASITAFVCAMTVDSLVYQLMRHRKWVQRANSSNIAGAATDSLLFPTIAFGGLLPHIVLLQFAAKVAGGAVWSLVLNRLVVRRQAAEQ, encoded by the coding sequence ATGCCCATGACAACGGTTCACCTGACCCTGATCTATATCGCCGCCATGACCGGGGCAAACCTGTTGGTGGCCTGGCTTGGCCCCTGGTTTAGCCCCATCAATGCGTTTTTCCTGATCGGGCTGGATCTCACGCTACGAGACAAGCTGCACGACGCCTGGCAGGGGCGCCATTTGGCCCTGAAGATTGGGGGGCTGGTGGTGGTGGCAGGGCTGATTTCCTACCTGCTCAACCCGGCCAGCGGCAAGATTGCAATAGCAAGCATCACGGCCTTTGTCTGTGCCATGACGGTCGATTCGCTGGTCTATCAGTTAATGCGGCACCGCAAATGGGTTCAGCGGGCCAACAGCTCCAACATTGCCGGTGCGGCAACCGACTCCCTGCTTTTCCCCACGATCGCCTTTGGCGGGCTACTGCCGCACATTGTGCTGCTGCAATTCGCAGCAAAGGTGGCGGGCGGAGCAGTCTGGTCTTTGGTGCTCAATCGCCTTGTTGTTCGACGACAAGCTGCGGAGCAGTAA
- the pstB gene encoding phosphate ABC transporter ATP-binding protein PstB, whose protein sequence is MTQNTEFDFKTALQIRNLNFYYGKFQGLKNINLDIAERKVTAFIGPSGCGKSTLLRTLNRMYSLYPGQRAEGEINFYGKNILDAKQDLNLLRAQIGMVFQKPTPFPMSIYDNIAFGVRLYEPLSKGEMDARVEWALTKTALWNEVKDKLNQSGLALSGGQQQRLCIARSVAVKPSVILLDEPTSALDPISTAKVEELVHELKSDYTVAIVTHNMQQAARVSDFTAYMYLGEMIEFGKTDEIFIKPKRQETEDYITGRFG, encoded by the coding sequence ATGACGCAGAACACCGAATTCGATTTCAAGACCGCCCTGCAAATCCGTAATCTGAATTTCTATTACGGCAAGTTCCAGGGTCTCAAAAATATCAATCTCGATATTGCCGAACGCAAAGTAACAGCATTTATCGGCCCGTCGGGCTGCGGTAAATCTACGCTGCTGCGCACGCTGAATCGGATGTACAGCCTGTATCCCGGCCAACGTGCCGAAGGCGAGATCAATTTTTACGGTAAAAACATTCTCGACGCCAAACAGGACTTAAACCTACTCCGCGCTCAAATCGGTATGGTCTTCCAAAAGCCCACGCCGTTTCCCATGTCCATTTACGACAACATCGCCTTTGGCGTTCGTCTGTATGAGCCGTTGTCAAAAGGCGAAATGGATGCTCGTGTGGAGTGGGCCCTGACCAAGACTGCACTGTGGAACGAAGTCAAAGACAAGCTAAATCAGAGCGGTCTTGCGCTATCAGGCGGTCAACAGCAGCGTCTCTGTATTGCGCGCTCGGTGGCGGTGAAGCCATCGGTGATTCTTCTGGACGAGCCTACTTCGGCCTTGGATCCAATTTCAACGGCCAAGGTGGAAGAGCTGGTGCATGAACTGAAATCAGACTACACAGTGGCCATCGTGACGCATAACATGCAGCAGGCTGCCCGGGTATCCGACTTTACGGCCTACATGTATCTTGGCGAGATGATTGAATTCGGAAAAACCGACGAAATCTTCATCAAGCCCAAACGACAAGAAACCGAGGACTACATCACGGGTCGTTTTGGCTGA
- a CDS encoding GNAT family N-acyltransferase, whose translation MRFSVFQAEYGAVFSSSASGIDEDEFDDYCEHLIVRLSQTQEIVGTYRLLTPYQAKRIGRYYSQSEFFMPRIERNVPDLIELGRSCVHPEHRNGVVIMLLWSAIARFMKHHGHQHLIGCASVSMRDGGALAASLWGQFRQDAMVDPMLEAFPKHPLQLDEIPRLAKVEVPPLIRGYLRIGARICGEPNWDPDFNSADFLMLLDLQKIDPRYGKHFGLL comes from the coding sequence CTGCGTTTCTCTGTATTTCAGGCCGAGTACGGTGCGGTATTTTCTAGCTCAGCATCGGGTATTGATGAAGATGAATTCGATGATTACTGTGAGCACCTGATTGTTCGTTTGTCCCAGACCCAAGAGATTGTCGGCACCTATCGGCTGCTGACGCCTTATCAGGCAAAGCGCATTGGCCGCTACTACAGCCAGAGCGAATTCTTTATGCCAAGGATCGAACGTAATGTTCCGGATTTGATCGAGCTGGGCCGATCCTGCGTGCACCCAGAGCATCGTAACGGCGTGGTCATCATGCTGCTCTGGTCCGCAATCGCCCGGTTTATGAAGCATCACGGCCATCAGCATCTGATTGGCTGTGCCAGTGTCAGCATGAGAGACGGTGGTGCCCTGGCCGCCTCGCTATGGGGCCAGTTTCGCCAAGATGCAATGGTCGACCCAATGTTGGAAGCCTTCCCTAAACATCCGCTTCAGCTTGATGAGATCCCGCGTCTAGCGAAGGTAGAGGTACCCCCGCTGATTCGCGGTTATCTTCGAATTGGGGCCCGAATCTGTGGTGAACCCAATTGGGACCCTGACTTTAATTCGGCCGATTTTCTAATGCTTCTGGATCTACAAAAGATTGACCCCCGCTACGGAAAACATTTTGGGCTTCTGTAA
- a CDS encoding metalloregulator ArsR/SmtB family transcription factor, giving the protein MNNQQAIVAFLALGQESRLNIFRLIVQRGDLGLSPGEIVEKLGIPNATLSFHLKELSRAQLISVERQSRHLIYRPNAELVQKLSGFLLDNCCGGKSCIPQTTPKKTRTK; this is encoded by the coding sequence ATGAACAATCAGCAAGCCATCGTCGCCTTCCTCGCCCTCGGCCAGGAGTCCCGCCTGAATATCTTTAGGCTCATCGTGCAACGCGGAGATCTAGGGCTATCCCCGGGGGAGATTGTGGAAAAACTGGGCATCCCTAACGCGACGCTTAGCTTTCACCTAAAAGAGCTCAGCCGGGCGCAGTTGATTTCGGTAGAGCGCCAAAGCCGACACTTGATCTACCGGCCCAATGCAGAGCTGGTCCAAAAGCTAAGCGGCTTCTTGCTGGATAACTGCTGCGGCGGCAAGTCATGTATTCCACAAACCACCCCTAAAAAGACGAGAACCAAATGA
- the arsB gene encoding ACR3 family arsenite efflux transporter, giving the protein MSIFERYLTLWVALCIVAGIALGQASPEFFQAVGSLEVAQVNLPVGLLIWVMIIPMLVKVDFGALHQIRQHVRGIGVTLFVNWLVKPFSMALLGWLFIRELFAPYLPAGQIDSYIAGLILLAAAPCTAMVFVWSRLSNGDPLFTLSQVALNDTIMIFAFAPLVAFLLGISSITVPWSTLLISVVLYIVIPVLIAQAWRRHLLAKGEQAFDRAMHWIGPWSIAALLLTLVLLFGFQGKAIIEQPLVIALLAVPILIQVFFNSALAYWLNRRLGETHSVACPSALIGASNFFELAVAAAIGLFGFESGAALATVVGVLIEVPVMLLVVSVVNRSKGWYEKGLAR; this is encoded by the coding sequence ATGAGTATTTTTGAACGTTATCTCACCCTGTGGGTAGCCTTGTGTATTGTGGCGGGCATTGCCTTAGGGCAGGCATCGCCAGAGTTTTTTCAAGCCGTCGGAAGCCTGGAGGTCGCGCAAGTCAACCTTCCAGTGGGACTACTGATTTGGGTGATGATTATTCCGATGTTAGTGAAGGTGGATTTCGGCGCCCTGCATCAAATTCGCCAACATGTTCGCGGGATTGGCGTGACTCTTTTTGTGAATTGGCTTGTCAAGCCATTTTCAATGGCGCTGTTGGGATGGTTGTTTATCCGCGAGCTATTCGCGCCTTATCTTCCCGCAGGCCAGATTGATAGCTATATTGCTGGCTTAATCTTGCTTGCCGCAGCCCCCTGCACTGCCATGGTGTTTGTCTGGAGCAGGCTTTCCAACGGTGACCCACTCTTCACTCTGTCACAGGTGGCGTTAAACGACACCATCATGATTTTCGCCTTTGCGCCACTGGTAGCGTTTCTATTGGGAATCTCCTCGATCACAGTGCCATGGTCGACGCTGCTGATCTCGGTAGTGCTCTACATTGTGATTCCCGTATTGATCGCCCAGGCGTGGCGAAGACATTTGCTTGCGAAAGGCGAGCAGGCCTTTGACCGCGCCATGCATTGGATTGGCCCCTGGTCCATTGCCGCCCTGCTGCTTACCCTGGTATTGCTTTTTGGTTTTCAGGGAAAGGCCATTATTGAGCAGCCATTGGTCATTGCACTCTTGGCAGTGCCAATCCTGATTCAGGTGTTCTTCAATTCTGCCTTGGCGTATTGGCTTAATCGACGGTTGGGCGAAACACATAGCGTGGCCTGCCCATCTGCATTAATTGGCGCTTCGAATTTTTTTGAGCTTGCCGTTGCTGCTGCAATCGGTCTGTTCGGATTCGAATCAGGTGCTGCCCTGGCCACGGTCGTGGGGGTGCTGATCGAAGTTCCGGTAATGCTCTTGGTGGTCAGTGTCGTGAACCGATCAAAAGGCTGGTACGAAAAAGGCTTGGCGAGATAG
- a CDS encoding arsenate reductase ArsC, protein MKQYNVLFLCTHNSARSVLGEALASTHKSGRFVGYSAGSSPGGQVNPFAREIALTLGYPEAKLRSKSWDEFAISGAPQMDFIITVCDNAAGEICPVWPGKPVTAHWGFPDPPQVQGSDDAKRRAFREVMQGLSRRIDALAALPFEQLDQISLQAEVRRIAST, encoded by the coding sequence ATGAAGCAATACAACGTACTCTTTCTTTGCACACACAACTCTGCCCGATCGGTTCTTGGAGAGGCGCTTGCTTCGACTCACAAAAGCGGTCGATTCGTTGGCTACTCTGCTGGCTCTTCGCCGGGCGGCCAAGTCAACCCCTTTGCACGCGAGATTGCACTTACTCTAGGCTATCCCGAAGCGAAGCTTCGCAGTAAAAGTTGGGATGAATTCGCCATAAGCGGTGCCCCCCAGATGGATTTCATTATTACCGTCTGCGACAACGCCGCAGGCGAGATCTGTCCGGTCTGGCCGGGCAAGCCGGTGACCGCCCACTGGGGCTTTCCAGACCCACCTCAGGTCCAAGGCTCAGATGACGCCAAACGTCGCGCCTTTCGCGAAGTAATGCAGGGCCTTTCGCGACGAATTGATGCGTTAGCCGCACTCCCATTTGAACAGCTTGATCAGATCAGCCTGCAGGCAGAAGTTCGCCGGATCGCATCGACATGA